The Mus pahari chromosome 22, PAHARI_EIJ_v1.1, whole genome shotgun sequence genome includes the window TACATACCTATCATCAAAGATGAGGTCTCAGCGAGAGGGAAAGCTAGGGATGCAAAAGGCTCTGGTGACTTCCCAGAAACATCTGCCCCCTGGATGACATgatacaccatgtgtgtgtgtgtgtgtgtgtgtgtacacgtatgcaCATGTGCGCGCGCAAAGGAATCCACAAAGAAAGGAACTTGTCGTCCTGTACTGGGTCAGGTGAGGTAACTAACCGGAGAGGCGTGGTTATGTTCCTTGGTTTAGGAACTAGAAAGGGAGTTGTCTTAGTTTGCTTGTTAGGTGCTTAGAGTGTGTTCCAGAGCATAAGCCTTAATGATTAGAGAtgagagaagacaagaaaaaagagggaagaagccagacatagtggcacacgcctttaatcccagcacttgagagaaagaagcaggtggatcttttagTTTAAGGCCTCagtggtctacaaagcaagttccagaacagccagaactatgcagagaaacactgtcttgaaaaacagaaacaaaacaaaaaaggaagaaaaagaagaaagaaagaaagaaagaaagaaagaaagaaagaaagaaagaaagagaaagggaagggaggaaagagaaagaaagaaagaaagaaagaaagaaagaaagaaaggaaagggaaggaaggaaggaaggaaggaaagagaaagaaagagaaagaaagaaagaaaaagaaagaaagaaagaaagaaagaaagaaagaaaagaaaaggaagggagagaaatcGAGAAAGCAAGAAAGGCAGACAAggagtgtggttcagtggtagatcATTTGCTTAGCATGAATGAGGTCCcttggtttggttcctagcactgaGAGGCTAGGGAGGGATAAGAAGAGAACACATAGAACACAGGCTTCaggaattgaaagaaaaataaaattcagaacacACGCCACTGGGGTTACacataaaacaacaaaccaaccaaccaaccaaacaaacaaacagacagacagacagacagacagacagacagacagacagacagacagacagacagacagacagacagacagacagacagacaagcactCAGTTATAAACGATGTTTGCCCAGCTCCAGTAAGGTCCTGGGTTGGAGTCCTGTGCAGCGCCAAACCAGAGGACTACAATTCCCAGGATGCTATGGGCCAGGCCTCATCACGCCTGCGCAGAGGTAGTGGCGATGCCTCTTCACGCCTGGAGGGGGCACCGGAGCTTACTTAGTTCTGAAGGCTTTGAGTTCGTGCTGAGACCAGTCTGGGGTTCTAAATCAGCTTCCTGAGCCTTGGAGCACTCAACCCTGGTTCCTGCTAGTGCGTGTGTGCTATTCGGATCAGCTCCTCTTCGAAGCCTAAACTCTCTCACGTCCTTCGGGTGCAGACACTGAACCAGTTTCAGAAGCACAGCCCCCCTCAAAAGCCCACATCCCGATGCTGTGGTTCCCTCCATCCGGTGTCTGCCCCCAaaccatccttcctccctcccacacaaTTGCCTGTCCTTGATTGCGACCTAGGTGTCCCTTAGAGGACCCAAGTTGGCATCCTTAACGGTACTGAGACCAGAAGCGCCCCACTCCCATCCATGGACACCCTTGTCTACCAAGTGCATGGTTCCCTACTCTCTGTTTTGTCTTTGGGACTTtgcaaatggaaaggaagaaagtgtaGAAACAAAaacctctgcttcctctttcttaTGCCCCACAAACGCCAAAAAGGTtggtggggctggggctcaggCTGACGGTgatccccgcccccaccccccacccccatgttctGCTGTGggaagctggagctgagaagaagctCCAACAGGTTGGACTTTTTGCCAGAATGGGGTGGATCACAGATGGGCTACAGAAAAGTTGGAGGAGAGCAGCCAATGGCGTGCAAGGATTGGTTAAACAGAGCTGTGTGTTGCCACCGGGAGAGTTGGGGGAATGCTTAAGCAGTATAGAACTGGGCTATATTCTGTGACGGGGCTCAGACCACAAAGATGGACGTATAATGGATgccactttgtttttaaaaaccgaAATATTTCTAATCCATCACTTTGTCCCCATGCCTATAGCGACATTGTTCGACGTTTCTGACATCTTTGTAAGGGCCCTGCCGAGCTGCATCCTACAGGCCTCCAGCCCACACAGCCACCGCTGGAGCTCATTTCTTGCTTCACTCAGTTTTTCACTCTTTTCCACCTCGCCAGAAGCAAGAAATACAAGCTTCTTGGCACGACTGGCTTCGGTCAGGCCACTAGACTCATCTTGCTCTTTTCCTTTCTAGTGccttcatgggggggggggggggggcagcaactCTCTAGAAGCCTCCTCTCCTTTGCCTGTGGTGCCCCCTGCTGGTCTGTTTTCTACTCGGTACCTGTTGAGTCATTTCATCTGTGAATTCCTCCACAGGACTCcatgttttcctcattttaatAATTCCTAGTGTTATTGAACTCTCAGAGTCTTAGTGATTTACATATGGTAATTAACTTAAACCACAAAACgagctttcttatttttctttttctttttttctagttaaACAGCAAGggtctggagagttggctcagtattaaaagcacttgctcttgcagaggaccctggtttggatcccagcatccacatggtggctcacaaccaaatataactccaggtccaggagaagcaacgccctcttctggcctttatgggactgcacatgcatacatgcaggcaggacacccataagcataaaaataaaggttaaattgtttcataattttagggggctgtagagatggctcagcagttaagagcactgggtcaattcctagcatccacatggtggttcacaaccatctgtaactctagtctctTGGGATccgacatcctcttctgacctccctggacTCCAGGAACAAAAGTGGTATACAGACAAACACCATACACATGAATATTACGAAAAATAAGAAGACTTTTTAAAGGGCTGAGAAGATAGATGCATGGGTAAAGCGCTTGCTCTGAGTGGGATCCCGGCACCCATGTAAAGAGCAGGACACAATGGCAGGCATTTGTAACCCAGAATGGAGGACTCGGGGACCGGTGGATCTCTAGAGCTCCGTGGCctgccagcctagactactccAGTAGTGCCAGGacccagtaagagaccctgcctttaaaacaaaaacaaatagaagctGGCAAAGTGgctggagtgggggagggtaaaggcatttgctgacCCTAATGAAaatctgagctccatccctgagGACCCATATAGTAAAAGGAAAGAGCCAACTCCTGCAGACTGCCCCCTCCCCATCACCTTCCCCACAAACACcattactactaataataatgtgaattttaaacatttgaaatcCAACAAGGTAGACAGTGCCTGACAAGGAATGTCCAGGGTTAGCCTCCGGgttccacatgtatgcacacacacgtgaCACCTTACCCTCCCTCATaaacacgtgtatacacacacacacacacacacacacacacacacgcgcgcaatGATAATAATGAATGACAAGAATATCTTCCCCATCACACAGACTCAGAAACTGAGGCCTGGTTACTAAGGACCACTCTGGCTGGTGATGAGTGGAAGGTGTAGACTTTGAACTCGGGCAGTCTGGCTCCCACACCCACCGTGCTGATCTGTTGCCAACCTGCCTATAATTACTGCAGCTCTACAGTGCAGGAAGTGCAGGCTAGGCATAAAGCAGGAGGTGAGTAGCCGGCAGGGACTGTTGGATAGAGGTTTTAAACATAAGTAGTGACAGCAAAGCTATGGCCAGGACTGGGGACAGTTAAGAAGGTGGaatgggggctgcagagatggctcagcagcggttaggagcactgactgctcttccagaggtcctgagttcaaatatcagcaaccacacggtggctcacaaccatctgtaataatgagatctgatgccctcttctggtgtggctgaagatagctactatatatatatatatatatatatatatatatatatatatatatatNNNNNNNNNNNNNNNNNNNNNNNNNNNNNNNNNNNNNNNNNNNNNgaagaagaagaagaagaagaagaagaagaagaagaagaagaagaagaagaagaagaagaagaagaagaagaagaagcagaagcagcagcagcagcagctggaatgGACCACTGCCATAGAGATGGGGGGGACAAGAGGCCAATGGAGGAATTTGGCAGACAGAATAAAGGCATGGCGACTGATACCATAATATGGGTATGGGCAGCACTCATGGGATGTGGGAGGATGGTTGTGGAagctaatggaggagctaggccAGATGATAGGGGGCACAGATACACAAGTAATGAATAGAGTAGTTGAGGACTGGTGAGTTTTCGACCCCAGTATCAACGGGGCGGCTCTGAGTATgagtcctgtgaatgttctagcAACTAGGTAGCAGAGCTCCAATCCTTCACCCTCAGCGTCTACCTCTTCAGTCTTTCCCCAGCTAGGCACCCCCAGAAATGCATGACACCACAATgccaaagctcacccccacatatacatacatacacaccctttAGAAGTCTGTTACAGGCCTGCAGCTTCTggttaaaagacaaaaaaaaaaaattttttttttttgagatgcttTATTTGAAACCCAGGGGACGCCAGAGGCAACAGCATGAAGGCCATTCTCTGTCCCCGGCTTTCAGGTCAGAAACCAAACTTGGGACCCTAGGAGCCTTCCAGCTGTGGGCTCTCCCATGCATGATACCCACCCACATCCTCTCTGGCTTCTACCCACTCCTCCCTGCCCACTTCCTGTGTCTGAGGAGACAATGAGATATCTGGGTAAGCTTAGAGAGGACATGGGGAACCTGGTTAAACCCTAAAAGGAGGGAAAGGTGTGAGCAATGAGTTTGGGGACTTACAGGAGCACGTAGAAAAGGTAAGTGCGGAGGTCAGATCTCCCTTTGCAACTCCTTCCTCGGGAAACCAGGAGCCTTCCTACTCTGAGATGTATGGATGTTGTCACGCAACTTAGGAAGTTCAAGGGCAGGTCATCTCCTGCCACTCAGCAGAGTCTTAATGTCCTGGAGGTGGTTAGTAACCAGACATGCCCTAGGCAGGACAGCAGGAGTCCCTGACCCAGTAGCTGAGCCATGGATACCCATAGTTCCAGGTCCTCCTCAGCTGGGTGCGGGCTGGCTATTGGCATAGGCTTGATCTGGGAAGGAAGCGCGGCCTCTGCGGGTCTGGGCACACACGGAGGCATAAAGTTCCGGCTCAGGGCCTGGGGTCTGGGGCTTCGGCTCAGAATCCAGCACCACCTCACAGTACTTGATGGGGTTCCCAGAGCTGGGGATCCGGCCTTGAGCTGGTCGCAGCTGCAGGCTAGTGTAGCACGTGGCCTCCTCTGCCCCCTGGAGATGCGAGGCTGTTAGTTGGTCTCTGCACCCTCGGGAATGGgccccatttccttccctcccGCTTTCTTCGGCCAGCTGACTCACCCTGGCAAGGCCTCCAGAGGGTGGTGGGTCCTGATCTTCTGACCTTGGTTCTTGAGATAGCCGACCTGGGACGAGGATACAGGAATCTGATGAGCTCCTGATTGCCCCTGGCGTCTCCATTATCTCCATCTCCGTCCGGTGTAGTAGGAGCCAGCCCTTGTGCCCTGATCCTCCCCGACCACATCGCCTACCTGTCTGTAAATAGTGCAGgttcccatacaggggaacttcTTCCACGGGCCTTCCGGAGCTGCAGCATAGAGTTTGAGAGTGAATGGGGACTTTTTTAGTTAAGAGAGAGGTACTTAGTTAACCCATCCCAGTTATTCATCACTCACGGTGGTCCCTGTCCCTCCTGGTTCCTTCTCCGACCACGGGTCCACTGGGACAAGAGTGCAGCCAATGAGATGAGAAGCAGCACTGTCACAACTCCTAAGAGGGCCCACAGTCCCCACGCGTGGGTTATGGAGGGGATCCCTGTGGGTGCAAGTGGATGGGGCTGTTGCtaccctccacaaaccccttccCCAGCCGGTATCAGATAGAACATGGAACCGCATAACCCCTCCCCCAGGAGTCCCTGCCCCGCCCAGCTTACCCCATGCGAGTTGGAGTTGACCATCAGTGGTACAGTTATCTCTGCCCATGACTGCTGCTGGTGTGAGAgtcgggggggggagggggtcagtCCTACTTATGGCCTGACAGCTGTTACAGCCCCCACAACCCCAGTGTCTCCTTAAACCTGGCCTCCACAGCTCAGCATCGCCAACACTGACAGTGTCAAACTTGCTGGTTTccggagaggaaggcagagaggagggatgAGCAAAAGAACAAAGACCCCGCCCTGTGCCTGCACCTGCATCACCCAGAGCTCTCAACTCTCTGAAATCCCCGCAGCCCAGCCCCGAGTCCCCTTCAGCAGGGATTACACTGCGTGCAGCTGAGTCCACGGAGACTCTGAAGAGCAGAGGTGGCATGAGACAGGACTAAAAGGACAGGAGCCCTTCGCCACGGGATTTCACCTTTTCTCTCCGGCTCACATTGCCATGAAGGAGGTTTATGCTCAATGATTGTAGCTTTAGAATTCACAGCTCCACTACCGGAAATAGTTGTATTtacttctgtagcccaggctggcttcaaactcaatatgaacttgaactcctgaccttccttcctccaccaaccaagttctggaattacagccATGGAAAACCACTTTGCCCAGTTGAGAAATATCTGTGtaactattgttgttgttgttactagtATTATAATTGGGGATAGGAAGGTAGAGGAGGCTAATGTCTTTCCCCACAACCTACCTCATCTAAACTGTCTGTAAGACCCTGTCACTACATTAATTGCATTAAGGAAATCTCTGATTCAGGCTAACTCGGGCAAACTGGGCCTGTCCTTGCAGTTAGTCACTTGCTAGAGAGACTAGGTGAGAGTTCCAAGGCTAtgcagtgaaactctgtctcaggggtgggggtggggctgggtaggagatagctcagtcagtaaaggacTTGCCTAGAAACtgcaaagacctgagtttgaatctccaacacccacataaaaaccaggcTCCGTGGCACACTTTTGTAGCCTTATGGGGTGGAGGGGACACAGGTGGATCACtacagctcactggccagccagtctagctgaaccaGTGAGCTCCCTGTTAGGTGAGAGAACCtgccttaaagaggaaaggagagagtaaTGGAGACAACACAAGAAGTCAATTtccaggctacacacacacacacacacacacacacacacacacacacacacacacacgagagcaGCTAGTTATGCAAGGGGCCCTTGGCATAAGCAGATCCCTCTACAtctagaatcttttttttaagttttatttatttttaagttttatttatttaatgtatatctgCATTTAGCCCTGCATACCAGATgggggcatcagatttcattattgagatggttatgagcccccatgtggttgctgggatttgaactcaggacctctgaaagagcagctagtgctcttaaccactgagccatctctccagccctagaatcagtttttttaagagtttgaaattgctagggttttgttttgttctgtttttggcaCAGTGTCTTCAACACCACAGATATTAAATAATTAAGTAACTaaatatttttactctttaaCCAGTAGATTTAAAATAACCAAGtt containing:
- the Sit1 gene encoding signaling threshold-regulating transmembrane adapter 1, giving the protein MGRDNCTTDGQLQLAWGIPSITHAWGLWALLGVVTVLLLISLAALLSQWTRGRRRNQEGQGPPSGRPVEEVPLYGNLHYLQTGRLSQEPRSEDQDPPPSGGLARGAEEATCYTSLQLRPAQGRIPSSGNPIKYCEVVLDSEPKPQTPGPEPELYASVCAQTRRGRASFPDQAYANSQPAPS